In Ctenopharyngodon idella isolate HZGC_01 chromosome 2, HZGC01, whole genome shotgun sequence, the following are encoded in one genomic region:
- the LOC127500907 gene encoding C-type mannose receptor 2-like, with the protein MDRSLFVLLLLSGLFWSSSALSRQYHYINVRMSWPEAQSYCRAKYTDLATVDTMDDVNRLVNIVDSAYSGSVWIGLKRGTQKRWVWSNGEDTLTQYSAWNKEEPSSHNECGYFAFGVWYSYPCSSYLHFVCYNESEYIRVQTWKNWTDAQSYCRQHHIDLPTIHNSEEQNKLENIIPSGSWVWIGLFLDSWEWSDQWKLSFRYWTEGQPSQSSGSDCVGMSTTNSGKWAHESCDLQHPFICYGDGEIIRKQLVRLKLSCNDKCTLNDPSLQADIMNEISEKLKSMGLERDSKIIWKKGGR; encoded by the exons ATGGACCGGAGTCTgtttgtgctgctgctgctgtcag GGCTCTTCTGGAGCAGTTCTGCTCTTTCTCGTCAGTACCACTATATAAATGTGAGAATGTCATGGCCAGAGGCTCAGAGTTACTGCAGAGCGAAGTACACTGACCTGGCTACTGTAGACACCATGGATGATGTGAACAGGCTGGTAAATATAGTGGATTCTGCATACAGCGGATCAGTGTGGATTGGACTGAAGAGAGGGACACAGAAACGCTGGGTTTGGTCTAATGGAGAAGATACACTCACACAGTACAGTGCCTGGAATAAAGAAGAACCGAGCAGTCATAATGAATGTGGCTATTTTGCCTTTGGAGTTTGGTATAGTTATCCTTGCTCATCATATTTACACTTTGTTTGCTACAATG AAAGTGAATACATCAGGGTACAGACTTGGAAGAACTGGACAGATGCTCAGAGCTACTGCAGACAGCATCACATAGACCTGCCCACAATCCACAACTCTGAGGAACAGAATAAGTTAGAGAATATTATTCCATCGGGATCGTGGGTCTGGATTGGTCTGTTCCTGGACTCTTGGGAATGGTCTGATCAATGGAAACTCAGTTTCAGATACTGGACAGAAGGTCAACCATCCCAGAGTTCAGGATCTGACTGTGTCGGCATGTCAACAACCAATTCTGGGAAATGGGCTCATGAAAGCTGTGATTTACAGCATCCTTTCATCTGCTATGGAG ATGGCGAGATCATTAGAAAACAGCTTGTTAGACTGAAATTGTCCTGTAATGATAAATGCACACTGAATGATCCTTCACTACAGGCTGACATTATGAATGAG ATAAGTGAAAAGCTGAAGAGCATGGGGCTGGAAAGGGACAGCAAAATAATCTGGAAAAAAGGAGGAAGGTGA